In Salarias fasciatus chromosome 20, fSalaFa1.1, whole genome shotgun sequence, a single window of DNA contains:
- the LOC115408360 gene encoding P2Y purinoceptor 1-like: protein MTKTGTGISFEYKVLPVIYIFVFFIGVLTNGWGLKCFLQKWKKLGNIHIFVLNLGLANLVYLPVLPFLAAYYLMRAEWIFGDVFCKITRFCFNLNLYGSIGFLTWISVYRYLALVHPMRVKGRIGVTHSVAISVVVWSLVSIQSLPDMFYEKTPMNNSLKCFHTTSGAYVEDYLKYSLVWTITGFFIPLLVTLGCYGHVAVFICRKDTIDKVLKGKSLRLLLTLILLFSVCYIPYHVFKNLSLYSRVLKNKRKSPSWDNTVFISHQISRGLVCLNSALNPLVYLHVHGVSSRFTRCANRSWTFLSGRMFVAQTEEQN from the coding sequence atgactaaaactggaaCTGGCATATCTTTTGAATACAAAGTGCTACCTGTAATCTAtatctttgtatttttcattggtgtgttgacaaacggatggggactgaaatgttttctgcagaaatgGAAGAAGCTTGGAAACATTCATATCTTCGTTCTCAACCTCGGACTTGCCAACCTTGTGTACTTGCCTGTTCTGCCTTTTTTGGCTGCCTACTACTTGATGCGCGCCGAATGGATTTTCGGGGACGTCTTCTGCAAGATAACAAGATTCTGCTTCAACCTCAACTTGTATGGCAGCATTGGGTTCCTCACTTGGATAAGTGTGTACAGGTATCTGGCTTTGGTCCATCCGATGAGAGTGAAGGGAAGGATCGGCGTCACCCACTCTGTGGCTATCTCAGTCGTGGTATGGTCACTGGTGAGCATCCAAAGCCTGCCTGACATGTTCTACGAAAAGACACCAATGAACAATTCTCTAAAATGCTTTCATACCACTTCCGGAGCTTATGTTGAGGATTACCTGAAGTACAGTCTTGTCTGGACAATCACTGGATTTTTTATCCCTCTTCTCGTCACGCTGGGCTGCTATGGACACGTGGCTGTTTTCATCTGCCGTAAAGACACAATTGATAAGGTACTAAAAGGAAAAAGCTTGAGGCTACTGTTGACGTTgattcttctgttttctgtgtgttacATCCCCTACCACGTTTTCAAGAACCTTTCCCTTTATTCAAGAGTTTTGAAAAATAAGAGGAAAAGCCCGTCGTGGGACAACACAGTTTTCATCTCTCATCAGATCAGCCGTGGCCTGGTGTGTCTGAACAGTGCGCTCAACCCGCTGGTCTATCTCCATGTGCATGGCGTTTCGTCTCGGTTCACACGGTGTGCCAACAGATCGTGGACGTTTCTGTCTGGCAGAATGTTTGTGGCACAGACTGAAGAACAAAATTAA